The following proteins come from a genomic window of Nostoc sp. ATCC 53789:
- a CDS encoding Ig-like domain-containing protein, giving the protein MKPRLHHTTIFNLKMMGVMPVALSLVLYPAIVKAELTNENLFFPDSPSQSDKGVEDPEFSRDLENLSFKTGEALNSPPSLQATLYTQVIELPHPNPPLGKGRELDFLSPLYKGGLRGVKPGSQSNSDLRVHGRSLQEKEARSLVFPNNVKNQDEDQADRNKVAEKSIDSSSPHLLGSSDKQLLPLELPSTNTLISDVQPSETEIQVFQPATSVDLPRGLRKLAGIKNEERKDTKIELQTSPTEIKAFQPATSVDLPRGLRKIAGVTEENQKIPPASPISTGIKFLMPTANNIVDVPATTVIVQFPVGSAVELRSNGVLVDPSSIGRTESDANTNLVTQTWYGVSLKEGNNTISAQVVGGTEPPVTVQVVVRGAPQQITLETVESRIPADGRSTATIRGQLIDASGNRSNRDAVITLIPTAGELVGKDFKPDEPGFQVEAKAGQFTAKLRSQLKAQTVTIRAIANNLEAFTQLQFETSLRPSLVTGVIDLRLGARGTDYYGSFRDFLPPDKDNRTQLDFHSAIFATGAIGEWLFTGAYNSSRNLNEDCNCDNRLFRTYQSSEQNYPVYGDSSQVDVVAPSIDSLYVRLERSTGIPGADPDYAMWGDYNTEEFARRSQQFTSITRQLHGFKANYNLGNLQVTGLYGNHLEAFQRDTIAPDGTSGYYFLSRRILQPGSENVFIELEELNRPGTVLERKQLNRGPDYEIDYDRGTLLFREPILRTDIDQTGQVLVRRIVVSYQYDSEDSDSNIYAGRLQYNLSRKLNQESWIGATYVQENQGVRDFQLYGADALISLGNQGRLIAEYAHSTNDSDVVGKVSGEAYRLEAEGQITNGIQGRAYYRFADTGFANNATISFVPGQTRYGAQVTAKLTSTTNVRAQYDHEDNFGIAPQPLDTFEELFAPRYESIPGSKVDNSLTTISAGIQQRLGSAIIDVDWIHRHREDRIPDSALSGTSDQVRSRFTVPIAKNLTFQAQNEISLSSQKDSVYPDRTIFGLNWAAIPGVNISLAQQFYTSGQYSGNSITSLSVNGEHKLGSDTTLTGRYSILGGANEMTTQGAIGLNNRWTIASGLRLNVAYEHVFGNFFGRTAAGQQYAQPFAFGQSASAIGFDGGDSYSVGLEYSDNPQFQASARYEHRSSSGGSNTVITAGAAGKISPALTALVRYQQAGSSNQKLSGLGDTATLKLGLAYRDPNSDKFNALLRYEYRKNPSTIPDTILLGSGTGSEDHTFALEAIYAPNWQWEFYGKYALRNSTSYIASDLAGTNTVNLGQLRATYRLGYSWDLVGEARVISQSSYSETGFVVETGYYLTPNLRVSAGYVFGKVDDRDFSGTRSAGGAYLGVSVKLNELFDGFGQQKPVPRQPQESAMNTLVGKLKAATKGIQKREI; this is encoded by the coding sequence ATGAAACCCAGACTGCACCATACAACTATTTTCAACCTGAAGATGATGGGGGTGATGCCAGTAGCTCTCAGCCTCGTTTTGTATCCTGCCATAGTTAAGGCAGAACTTACAAATGAAAATCTTTTTTTCCCCGATTCGCCTTCACAATCAGACAAAGGTGTCGAAGATCCTGAATTTTCAAGGGATCTAGAAAACCTCTCTTTTAAGACGGGAGAGGCTTTGAATTCTCCCCCATCCTTACAAGCTACGCTGTACACACAAGTTATCGAATTACCCCACCCTAACCCTCCCCTTGGAAAGGGGAGGGAACTAGATTTTCTTTCCCCCCTTTACAAGGGGGGATTAAGGGGGGTAAAACCCGGATCTCAAAGTAACTCCGATTTGCGTGTACACGGTAGATCCTTACAAGAGAAGGAGGCTAGAAGTTTGGTTTTTCCAAATAATGTGAAAAACCAGGATGAGGATCAAGCGGATCGGAATAAAGTTGCTGAAAAAAGTATAGATTCAAGTTCTCCCCATCTTTTGGGAAGTTCTGACAAGCAACTTCTACCTCTTGAACTTCCTTCAACTAATACTTTAATTTCAGATGTTCAGCCAAGTGAAACGGAAATACAAGTATTTCAACCAGCAACTTCTGTTGATTTGCCCAGAGGTTTACGCAAACTAGCAGGAATTAAGAATGAAGAACGCAAAGACACAAAAATAGAGCTTCAAACTTCTCCAACGGAAATAAAAGCATTTCAACCAGCAACTTCTGTTGATTTGCCCAGAGGCTTACGCAAAATAGCTGGAGTAACTGAGGAAAATCAGAAAATTCCCCCCGCTTCCCCCATCTCTACAGGAATAAAATTCCTGATGCCAACTGCTAACAACATTGTGGATGTTCCTGCTACCACAGTGATTGTGCAATTCCCCGTTGGAAGCGCAGTAGAATTACGGTCTAATGGTGTATTAGTAGATCCTTCCTCAATTGGACGAACAGAAAGCGATGCCAATACTAATTTAGTAACGCAGACATGGTATGGTGTTTCGTTAAAAGAAGGTAATAACACCATCTCTGCACAAGTAGTAGGAGGGACAGAACCTCCTGTAACGGTGCAAGTCGTAGTCCGGGGAGCGCCACAGCAAATAACCTTAGAAACTGTTGAGTCTCGTATCCCGGCGGATGGACGTTCTACAGCTACAATCAGAGGTCAACTGATCGATGCAAGTGGTAATCGCTCTAATCGTGATGCTGTTATCACTTTGATACCTACTGCTGGGGAGTTGGTTGGGAAAGACTTCAAACCCGATGAACCCGGATTTCAAGTAGAGGCGAAAGCGGGGCAATTTACGGCTAAGTTGCGATCGCAACTCAAAGCCCAAACTGTCACAATTCGCGCCATCGCTAATAATTTAGAAGCCTTTACCCAACTACAATTTGAAACCTCACTGCGTCCGAGTTTGGTTACTGGCGTAATAGATTTACGTTTGGGCGCTAGAGGTACAGATTATTACGGAAGTTTCCGTGATTTTCTCCCGCCTGACAAAGATAACAGAACGCAGTTAGATTTCCACTCGGCGATATTTGCCACTGGTGCGATCGGAGAATGGTTGTTTACAGGCGCATACAACAGTTCTCGTAACCTCAATGAAGATTGCAATTGCGATAATCGCCTGTTTAGAACTTACCAATCCAGCGAGCAAAATTATCCTGTCTACGGCGATAGCTCGCAAGTTGATGTCGTTGCTCCTTCCATTGACAGCCTATATGTGCGTTTGGAGCGTTCAACTGGTATCCCCGGAGCCGATCCTGATTATGCCATGTGGGGTGACTACAACACAGAAGAATTTGCGCGGCGATCGCAGCAGTTTACTTCTATCACCCGACAACTTCACGGTTTTAAAGCTAACTACAACTTAGGGAACCTACAAGTTACAGGTTTGTATGGCAACCACTTAGAAGCTTTCCAGCGAGATACTATTGCTCCCGATGGTACTAGCGGTTATTACTTCCTCTCTCGCAGAATACTACAACCAGGTAGTGAAAATGTCTTTATTGAGTTAGAAGAACTCAATCGTCCTGGAACTGTACTAGAACGGAAACAGCTTAACCGTGGCCCAGACTATGAAATCGATTACGATCGCGGTACTTTATTATTCCGCGAACCTATCCTTCGTACCGATATCGATCAAACCGGACAAGTATTGGTACGCCGGATTGTTGTTAGCTATCAATATGACAGCGAAGATTCTGATAGCAATATCTATGCTGGTCGTTTGCAATATAACCTTTCCCGCAAACTTAACCAGGAAAGTTGGATAGGAGCAACTTATGTCCAAGAAAATCAGGGAGTACGTGATTTTCAACTCTACGGTGCAGATGCGCTGATTTCTTTGGGTAATCAAGGTAGGTTAATTGCAGAATATGCCCATTCCACTAATGATTCTGATGTTGTAGGAAAGGTTAGTGGTGAAGCATATCGGTTGGAAGCTGAGGGACAAATTACTAACGGGATTCAAGGTCGTGCCTATTATCGCTTTGCCGATACAGGTTTTGCTAATAATGCCACTATCAGCTTTGTCCCAGGACAAACCCGTTATGGAGCGCAGGTTACAGCTAAACTCACTTCAACTACAAACGTCAGGGCGCAGTACGACCACGAAGACAATTTTGGCATTGCTCCCCAACCCTTAGATACCTTTGAAGAACTATTTGCACCCCGCTATGAGTCGATACCTGGTAGTAAAGTTGATAATTCCCTAACGACAATTTCCGCCGGGATTCAACAACGCCTGGGTAGTGCCATTATTGATGTGGATTGGATTCATCGTCATCGGGAAGACCGCATTCCCGACAGCGCCCTCAGTGGTACTTCTGACCAAGTGCGATCGCGTTTTACAGTTCCTATTGCTAAAAATCTGACTTTCCAAGCCCAAAATGAAATCAGTTTATCTTCCCAAAAAGATAGTGTTTACCCAGACCGTACCATCTTCGGGCTAAATTGGGCAGCAATTCCTGGTGTAAATATCAGTTTGGCCCAACAGTTTTACACTAGTGGTCAATATTCGGGTAATTCCATCACCAGCTTGAGTGTCAACGGTGAACACAAACTTGGATCGGATACTACCTTGACTGGTCGTTACTCAATTTTGGGTGGTGCAAATGAAATGACTACCCAAGGGGCGATTGGTCTAAATAACCGTTGGACTATTGCTTCGGGATTGCGGCTGAATGTTGCTTACGAACACGTATTTGGCAACTTCTTCGGACGGACTGCGGCGGGTCAACAATATGCCCAACCCTTCGCCTTTGGTCAATCAGCATCTGCGATCGGATTTGATGGTGGCGATAGCTATAGCGTGGGGCTGGAATACAGTGATAATCCGCAGTTTCAAGCCAGTGCCCGTTACGAACATCGTTCTTCTTCTGGTGGTAGCAATACAGTAATTACCGCAGGTGCTGCGGGTAAAATTTCTCCGGCTCTCACCGCATTGGTACGTTATCAACAAGCTGGTTCATCCAATCAAAAGCTTTCAGGACTGGGAGACACAGCTACTTTAAAGTTGGGACTAGCTTATCGTGACCCCAATAGCGATAAATTTAATGCCTTATTGCGTTATGAATATCGCAAAAATCCATCAACTATCCCTGACACCATCCTCTTAGGTAGTGGTACGGGTTCTGAAGACCATACTTTTGCTTTAGAAGCTATTTACGCTCCTAACTGGCAATGGGAGTTCTATGGTAAGTATGCCTTGCGTAACAGCACTTCTTACATAGCCAGCGATTTAGCTGGTACAAATACAGTAAATCTGGGCCAATTACGCGCTACCTATCGTTTGGGATATAGCTGGGATTTGGTGGGTGAGGCTCGTGTAATTAGTCAGTCTAGCTACAGCGAAACAGGCTTTGTAGTAGAAACAGGCTATTATCTCACGCCTAACCTGCGTGTTTCTGCTGGATATGTATTTGGTAAAGTTGATGACCGGGATTTCTCAGGAACACGTTCCGCAGGTGGCGCATATTTGGGTGTCAGCGTCAAACTCAACGAACTATTTGATGGCTTTGGACAGCAAAAACCAGTGCCACGTCAGCCACAGGAATCTGCAATGAATACTTTGGTTGGTAAACTCAAGGCTGCAACGAAGGGGATACAAAAGCGTGAAATATAA